In Candidatus Zixiibacteriota bacterium, the genomic stretch CTGTTTGATGGCTCCAACGCGGTGGTTCAGGGCGCCCTGGCACGCCGGGTGGATGATCGCCTCGCCGTCGGGCTTTCCGCGGCCTATGTCGCCGAGAACATCAACCTGGAAACGGCTCAGGGATTCACTCTCGGCGTGGGACTGCGCTATCGGCCGGTCCGCAATGTGACGATGGGGTGCGCCTTCCTGAACGTCGGCCCGGCCACGAAATTCAAGGACCGCGAGTTCCGCATGCCGAGCATCTTCCGTTTTGGCGGCCGTTGGATGATCGGTCGCGCCTCGGCGCGTGCCGAGCTTGTGACCGCCGACCGCGACAACGTCAAATGGAATCTCGGATCCGAGTACGCGGTGGATCCCAGAGTCTCACTGCGCGGCGGCGTCCGACTCGGCTATGACACCCAAGTCTTCACCGCCGGATTGGGCATGCAAACTCCCGACGGACGGTTCGGCGTCGACTATGCCTATTCTCCCTACAGCGATGATCTGGGTGCCACGCATCGCTTCGGGTTGACCGTCCGACCATAGCTGCCATTGTCTCGTAGGGCGGGCTCCGCCGCCGTCCAAGGGCTGGAGCCCCACGTCTCCGAGATTTCCGGGATTGAGGACAGCGGGTTTTCAACCCGCTGTCGGTGCGTGCGAAGCACGCACCCTACGAAATGGGGCAAGTCGGATAGATCACGATCGCAGAGTGGCGATGCGATCAATCTTCTGATTCAGGTCCTCGATCGCCTCGCGCAGCTCTTGGAGACCACCACGC encodes the following:
- a CDS encoding PorV/PorQ family protein translates to MLRRAAWLIGVLLVLCAGTATAVDDTQPGFAFLTIGGGARAVGLAETMVGDDQDAFVTEYNPAALVDVSRVAVSFAHNVFYLDTRGEYVAAVVPLHAWSIGARVGYVGTSDIPMRTGPSDEPLALFDGSNAVVQGALARRVDDRLAVGLSAAYVAENINLETAQGFTLGVGLRYRPVRNVTMGCAFLNVGPATKFKDREFRMPSIFRFGGRWMIGRASARAELVTADRDNVKWNLGSEYAVDPRVSLRGGVRLGYDTQVFTAGLGMQTPDGRFGVDYAYSPYSDDLGATHRFGLTVRP